Proteins encoded together in one Gemmatimonadota bacterium DH-78 window:
- a CDS encoding protein arginine kinase → MSTFDAVPDLGLNWLDASGDHAEIVLSTRVRLARNLQGHAFGPRARVNDREAVLSRVRQHSDRLDSLEGATVLHMPDLDARRRTILLERRLASRELIGSADADPANGTAVVVSGRHPLNVMVNEEDHLRLQSVVSGLRLREAWSQVDRLDEELGRELPYAFHHEFGFLTSCPTNTGTGLRASVLVHLPGLVLTKEISKVLHALGQVGLTFRGLYGEGSEVVGNFFQISNQTTLGKSEEDLLDHLDQVVRKVIQHEREARQVLLRDAGSVTEDKIWRAYGLLRYARSLSFEELMNLLSGVRLGVSLKLLPELRVYTLNKLMIFTQPAHLEEAAGRDLTPSESDAHRAAFVRRILGSEGDVSPDGPESSDERPAPGA, encoded by the coding sequence GTGAGCACCTTCGACGCGGTGCCCGATCTCGGACTGAACTGGCTCGACGCGTCGGGCGACCACGCCGAGATCGTGCTGTCGACCCGGGTGCGCCTCGCGCGCAACCTGCAGGGCCACGCCTTCGGGCCGCGGGCCCGGGTGAACGATCGCGAAGCGGTGCTCTCGCGGGTGCGGCAGCACAGCGACCGTCTCGACTCCCTCGAGGGGGCGACGGTGCTGCACATGCCGGATCTCGATGCGCGACGCCGCACGATCCTGCTCGAGCGGCGGCTCGCCTCGCGCGAACTGATCGGGAGCGCCGATGCCGACCCCGCCAACGGCACGGCCGTGGTGGTCTCGGGTCGTCACCCGCTCAACGTGATGGTGAACGAGGAGGACCACCTCAGGCTCCAGTCGGTGGTGTCGGGACTTCGGCTTCGCGAGGCGTGGAGCCAGGTCGACCGGCTCGACGAGGAGCTCGGGCGCGAGTTGCCCTATGCCTTCCACCACGAGTTCGGCTTCCTCACGAGCTGCCCGACGAACACCGGCACCGGGCTGCGCGCCTCCGTGCTGGTGCACCTGCCGGGGCTGGTGCTCACCAAGGAGATCTCGAAGGTGCTCCACGCGCTGGGGCAGGTGGGGCTGACCTTCCGCGGGCTCTACGGCGAGGGGTCGGAGGTGGTGGGAAACTTCTTTCAGATCTCCAACCAGACGACACTGGGAAAGAGCGAGGAAGATCTGCTGGACCACCTCGACCAGGTGGTTCGAAAGGTGATCCAGCACGAGCGCGAAGCGCGGCAGGTGCTGCTGCGCGACGCGGGTTCGGTGACCGAAGACAAGATCTGGCGAGCGTACGGATTGCTTCGCTATGCACGGAGCCTTTCGTTCGAGGAGTTGATGAACCTCCTGAGCGGCGTCCGGCTCGGTGTGAGCTTGAAACTTCTCCCCGAACTCCGAGTATACACACTCAATAAATTGATGATTTTCACGCAGCCCGCCCACCTGGAAGAGGCGGCGGGCCGCGACCTGACTCCCTCGGAGAGCGACGCCCATCGAGCCGCCTTCGTCCGGCGCATCCTGGGGTCCGAAGGAGACGTCTCCCCGGACGGTCCCGAATCCTCCGACGAACGTCCTGCGCCCGGCGCGTGA
- a CDS encoding UvrB/UvrC motif-containing protein — protein MDCENCGEADAVIHLTQVVNNKMSSLHLCEQCAAAKGLETEGPPAASFPLQEFLAEMGGESPAPAPAPVDEKCGFCGLTFQGFRKAGRLGCPHCYISFEGHLRALLGRIHNSTQHVGKVYLPPDPTASQLERRLEGLRGQLRRAVDAEDFERAAGLRDEIRILEAEGVT, from the coding sequence ATGGATTGTGAGAATTGCGGCGAGGCGGATGCGGTCATCCACCTCACCCAGGTCGTCAACAACAAGATGTCGAGCCTGCATCTGTGCGAGCAGTGCGCGGCCGCCAAGGGACTCGAGACCGAGGGCCCTCCGGCCGCGTCGTTTCCGCTCCAGGAGTTTCTGGCGGAGATGGGTGGTGAATCGCCCGCTCCCGCTCCTGCGCCGGTCGACGAGAAGTGCGGCTTCTGCGGCCTGACCTTCCAGGGATTTCGGAAGGCGGGGCGACTCGGGTGCCCGCACTGCTACATCTCCTTCGAGGGGCACCTGCGGGCGCTGCTGGGCCGCATCCACAACAGCACCCAGCATGTGGGCAAGGTGTATCTGCCGCCCGATCCCACCGCCTCGCAGCTCGAGCGCCGTCTGGAGGGCCTGCGGGGCCAGTTGCGCCGGGCGGTGGACGCCGAGGACTTCGAGCGGGCGGCCGGGCTCCGCGACGAGATTCGGATCCTCGAGGCCGAGGGCGTGACGTGA
- a CDS encoding ABC transporter permease, which produces MSSPPPSGGRFRLDWFIARHYLAARRRGGRLLSLITGIALAGITVGVCALVVVTGVMSGMQEDLREKILSSTAHVTIFESGSDLRMSDWRPVLDSARAHPGVVAGSPFIFSSIRIVRDGNSRAVDLYGVPTDPEFAGGTTLESLIHSGEYDLAPRPSGMPPILLGNRVAERLQLEVGDRITVLAFENLRERMGGLPSPAVGFFEVSGTFETGMYDYDTRNVYTTLEAAQALLDLDVDDVVSGLGLQIADPDAAAELADALDDRLDSRHVVMSWVTTNAGLFSSLKIQKLAMGLILFLIVVVAAFNIVSTLVMMVADRTREIGILKSMGMTDGGILRIFVLQGAWIGVVGTAVGTTLGVVACWVLDRYEVIRIPAEVYFVDRLPVSVRLSDVAVIVAASLVISFLATLYPALRAARLQPVDAIRHL; this is translated from the coding sequence GTGAGCAGCCCTCCACCCTCCGGCGGTCGCTTCCGCCTCGACTGGTTCATCGCCCGGCACTACCTCGCCGCGCGTCGGCGGGGAGGGCGTCTGCTCTCGCTGATCACGGGGATCGCCCTGGCCGGCATCACGGTGGGCGTCTGTGCGCTCGTGGTGGTGACCGGGGTCATGTCGGGCATGCAGGAGGATCTGCGCGAGAAGATCCTCTCGTCCACCGCCCACGTCACGATCTTCGAGAGCGGGTCGGATCTGCGCATGTCCGACTGGCGCCCGGTGCTCGACAGCGCGCGCGCTCACCCGGGCGTGGTGGCCGGCTCTCCGTTCATCTTCTCGTCGATCCGCATCGTGCGCGACGGCAACTCGCGGGCGGTGGATCTGTACGGAGTCCCCACGGATCCCGAATTCGCGGGGGGGACGACCCTGGAGTCGCTGATCCACTCGGGGGAGTACGATCTCGCGCCGCGCCCCTCGGGCATGCCGCCGATCCTGCTGGGCAATCGGGTGGCCGAGCGCCTGCAACTCGAGGTGGGCGACCGAATCACCGTACTCGCCTTCGAGAATCTGCGGGAGAGAATGGGCGGGCTACCGTCACCCGCCGTGGGGTTCTTCGAGGTGTCGGGCACCTTCGAGACGGGCATGTACGACTACGACACCCGCAACGTCTACACGACGCTCGAGGCGGCTCAGGCGCTGCTCGACCTCGATGTCGACGACGTGGTTTCGGGTCTGGGACTCCAGATCGCCGATCCCGACGCCGCGGCCGAACTCGCCGACGCGCTCGACGACCGGCTGGACTCCCGCCACGTGGTGATGAGCTGGGTGACCACCAACGCGGGGCTCTTCTCCTCGCTGAAGATCCAGAAGCTGGCGATGGGGCTGATCCTCTTTCTCATCGTGGTGGTTGCCGCCTTCAACATCGTCTCGACGCTGGTGATGATGGTTGCCGACCGCACCCGAGAGATCGGGATCCTCAAGTCCATGGGCATGACGGACGGAGGCATCCTCCGGATCTTCGTGCTCCAGGGCGCCTGGATCGGCGTGGTCGGAACCGCGGTGGGTACGACTCTCGGCGTGGTGGCGTGCTGGGTGCTCGATCGCTACGAGGTGATCCGGATCCCGGCCGAGGTGTACTTCGTCGACCGGCTCCCGGTGTCGGTACGGCTGTCGGATGTGGCGGTGATCGTGGCGGCGAGCCTCGTCATCTCGTTTCTCGCCACCCTCTATCCGGCGCTGCGGGCGGCGCGCCTTCAGCCTGTCGATGCGATCCGGCACCTCTGA
- a CDS encoding ABC transporter ATP-binding protein — protein sequence MTDPLGRAAPPLEAVDVHKRYPGPAGGTLEVLRGISLTVEAGEAVAIIGASGAGKSTLLHIIGALDLPTEGDVRLGGTSIAGLAPTELAAVRNRHVGFVFQFHHLLKEFTALENVMMPRLIAGGRPADERAVARGLLAAVGLESRVDHKPTEMSGGEQQRVAVARALANDPLLLLADEPSGNLDHHTSQSLHDLLFDIREQRGTSMVLVTHNLELADRADRVLHLTEGGLESA from the coding sequence ATGACTGACCCCCTGGGCCGGGCCGCGCCCCCTCTCGAGGCGGTCGACGTGCACAAGCGCTACCCCGGGCCCGCGGGCGGCACCCTGGAGGTGCTGCGCGGCATCTCCCTGACGGTGGAGGCGGGGGAGGCGGTGGCGATCATCGGGGCCAGCGGCGCGGGCAAGAGCACCCTTCTGCACATCATCGGAGCGCTCGACCTTCCGACCGAGGGAGACGTGCGTCTCGGCGGCACCTCGATCGCCGGCCTCGCGCCCACCGAGCTCGCGGCCGTGCGAAACCGACACGTCGGCTTCGTCTTCCAGTTCCACCACCTGTTGAAAGAGTTCACGGCGCTGGAAAACGTGATGATGCCCCGACTGATCGCGGGCGGGAGGCCGGCCGACGAGCGCGCCGTGGCGCGCGGCCTCCTGGCGGCGGTGGGGCTCGAATCGCGGGTCGATCACAAGCCCACCGAGATGTCGGGTGGCGAGCAGCAGCGGGTGGCCGTCGCGCGCGCGCTCGCGAACGATCCGCTGCTGCTGTTGGCCGACGAGCCCTCGGGCAACCTCGACCACCACACGAGTCAGTCCCTTCACGATCTGCTCTTCGACATTCGCGAGCAGCGGGGCACGAGCATGGTGCTGGTGACGCACAACCTCGAGCTCGCCGACCGCGCCGACCGGGTGCTGCACCTGACCGAGGGCGGTCTGGAGTCGGCGTGA
- a CDS encoding ABC transporter permease, producing the protein MDGGLRFDWFLARRYLSARRGGALLSFITWISLGGVTVGVTALIVVIAVMTGMQEDLRSKILSGAYHVTVETDGDGRIPGWAEVAAAAGEVEGVRSATPFLVSQVNLRRGQYSRPADLVGVPSGVPEPGTEMEREIQAGFYDLEPPASGLPPILLGSGIADAMQLFRGDTVQLLAFDNLQTTNDGSMIPKIQSFEVTGVFRSGMYEYDTRRAYTTMEATQAVLDLGADVVTGIGVALDDGDAADRAAAALSERLGAEYRVETWGTRNSALFSALKLEKLAMFLVLFLIVLVAAFNIVSTLVMVVADRTREIGILKSMGMTDRGILRVFVLQGAWIGVVGTAVGTALGVLLCVLIDRYEIIRIPPEVYFVDRLPVSLHFTDVLTIVAASVVVAFVATIHPSIQASQLQPVEAIRDD; encoded by the coding sequence GTGGACGGCGGCCTGCGGTTCGACTGGTTCCTCGCGCGTCGATACCTGTCGGCGCGGCGCGGGGGCGCGCTGCTGTCGTTCATCACCTGGATCTCGCTCGGCGGTGTGACGGTGGGCGTGACGGCCCTGATCGTGGTGATCGCCGTCATGACCGGCATGCAGGAAGACCTGCGCTCGAAGATCCTGTCGGGCGCCTACCACGTGACCGTCGAGACCGACGGCGACGGCCGCATCCCGGGCTGGGCCGAGGTGGCCGCGGCGGCCGGGGAGGTCGAGGGGGTACGCTCGGCCACCCCCTTTCTCGTGAGTCAGGTGAACCTTCGGCGCGGTCAGTACAGCCGACCGGCCGACCTGGTGGGTGTGCCGTCGGGCGTGCCCGAGCCCGGCACCGAGATGGAGCGCGAAATCCAGGCGGGCTTCTACGACCTCGAGCCGCCGGCGTCGGGGCTGCCTCCGATCCTGCTCGGGAGCGGAATCGCCGACGCGATGCAGCTCTTTCGGGGCGACACCGTGCAGTTGCTCGCCTTCGACAACCTCCAGACGACCAACGACGGTTCGATGATCCCGAAGATCCAGAGCTTCGAGGTCACCGGCGTCTTCCGCAGCGGCATGTACGAGTACGACACGCGGCGCGCGTACACGACGATGGAGGCCACCCAGGCGGTGCTCGACCTCGGCGCAGACGTGGTGACGGGAATCGGCGTGGCGCTGGACGACGGCGACGCCGCCGATCGGGCGGCCGCGGCCCTTTCGGAGCGTCTGGGCGCCGAGTACCGGGTGGAGACGTGGGGCACCCGCAACTCGGCGCTGTTCAGTGCGCTCAAACTCGAGAAGCTGGCGATGTTTCTCGTGCTCTTCCTGATCGTGCTCGTGGCCGCCTTCAACATCGTCTCCACCCTGGTCATGGTGGTGGCCGACCGCACGCGCGAGATCGGAATCCTCAAGTCGATGGGCATGACCGATCGCGGCATCCTGCGGGTCTTCGTGCTTCAGGGAGCGTGGATCGGCGTGGTCGGCACGGCGGTCGGCACGGCGCTCGGCGTGCTGCTGTGCGTGCTCATCGACCGCTACGAGATCATCCGGATCCCGCCCGAGGTGTACTTCGTCGATCGGCTGCCCGTGTCCCTCCATTTCACCGATGTGCTGACCATCGTGGCGGCGAGTGTGGTGGTGGCATTCGTGGCCACGATCCACCCGTCGATCCAGGCTTCCCAGCTCCAACCCGTCGAGGCGATCCGAGATGACTGA
- the lysS gene encoding lysine--tRNA ligase codes for MSDDLNQVLKARRDKLDAIRARGLEPFAYAFDRSHTARESREAFERLEAEGSLPEDGHGAEVRVAGRIVAWRGHGKSAFAHVEDGDARIQLYFKKNVLGDEAFDRAVEFLDLGDWIGVRGATFRTRTGEVTVRVDDWTLLSKSLRPLPFGKVEVDAGTGERVVHSGFSDTEGRYRQRYADLAVNPEVREVFRTRARVVSHLRRFLDDEGFLEVETPALQPLYGGAAARPFVTKHNALDREMYLRIADELYLKRLIVGGFEAVYEIAKDFRNEGIDRFHNPEFTMLEFYRAYWDYHDVMAFIERLLADLVRAVHGADELVFQGTAISFAAPFARVRFMEALEAELGADPATLSDDDLRERARALGVSDTATAGRGKLLDKLFGELVEPSLIQPTFVLDHPLELSPLAKPHRESEGVVERFELYVHGAELANAFSELNDPLDQRERFEAQSSLRADGDDEAHQVDDDYIRALEYGLPPTGGLGMGIDRLVMLLADRPTIRDVILFPVLRSEE; via the coding sequence ATGAGTGATGATCTGAACCAGGTGTTGAAGGCCCGTCGCGACAAGCTCGACGCGATCCGGGCCCGGGGGCTGGAGCCCTTCGCGTACGCCTTCGACCGCTCGCACACCGCGCGGGAGTCGCGCGAGGCCTTCGAGCGCCTCGAGGCCGAGGGAAGCCTCCCCGAGGACGGGCACGGTGCCGAGGTGCGGGTGGCGGGCCGGATCGTCGCGTGGCGCGGGCACGGCAAGAGCGCCTTCGCGCACGTGGAAGACGGCGACGCCCGGATTCAGCTCTACTTCAAGAAGAACGTGCTGGGCGACGAGGCCTTCGACCGGGCCGTCGAGTTTCTCGATCTGGGCGACTGGATCGGGGTGCGCGGCGCCACCTTCCGCACGCGCACCGGAGAGGTGACGGTGCGGGTCGACGACTGGACGCTGCTGTCGAAGTCGCTGCGTCCGCTGCCCTTCGGCAAGGTGGAGGTCGACGCCGGGACCGGAGAGCGCGTCGTGCACTCCGGCTTCTCGGACACGGAGGGCCGCTACCGCCAGCGGTACGCCGACCTGGCCGTGAACCCCGAGGTGCGCGAGGTCTTCCGCACCCGGGCGCGGGTGGTGTCGCACCTGCGGCGCTTTCTCGACGACGAGGGCTTTCTCGAGGTCGAGACGCCCGCGCTGCAGCCGCTCTACGGTGGCGCCGCAGCCCGGCCCTTCGTGACGAAGCACAACGCGCTCGACCGCGAGATGTATCTGCGCATCGCCGACGAGCTCTACCTCAAGCGCCTCATCGTGGGGGGCTTCGAGGCGGTGTACGAGATCGCGAAGGACTTCCGCAACGAAGGCATCGACCGGTTTCACAACCCGGAATTCACGATGCTGGAGTTCTACCGGGCGTACTGGGACTACCACGACGTGATGGCCTTCATCGAGCGGCTCCTGGCCGATCTCGTGCGGGCGGTGCACGGCGCCGACGAGCTCGTGTTTCAGGGCACGGCGATCTCGTTCGCGGCACCCTTCGCCCGGGTGCGGTTCATGGAGGCGCTGGAGGCCGAGCTGGGGGCCGACCCGGCCACCTTGAGCGACGACGACCTTCGCGAGCGAGCGCGCGCGCTCGGCGTGTCGGACACGGCCACGGCGGGGCGGGGGAAGCTGCTCGACAAGCTCTTCGGCGAGCTCGTGGAGCCCTCGCTCATCCAGCCGACCTTCGTGCTCGATCATCCGCTCGAACTGAGCCCCCTGGCCAAGCCCCACCGGGAGTCGGAAGGCGTGGTGGAGCGGTTCGAGCTGTACGTGCACGGCGCGGAGCTGGCCAATGCCTTCAGCGAGCTCAACGACCCGCTCGACCAGCGCGAGCGCTTCGAGGCGCAGTCCTCGCTCCGGGCCGACGGCGACGACGAGGCGCATCAGGTGGACGACGACTACATCCGCGCGCTCGAGTACGGGCTCCCGCCCACCGGTGGCCTCGGCATGGGCATCGATCGCCTCGTGATGCTGCTCGCCGACCGGCCGACGATCCGCGACGTGATCCTCTTTCCGGTGCTCCGGAGCGAGGAGTAG
- the prfB gene encoding peptide chain release factor 2 (programmed frameshift), with protein MTTDQLERLKQVETLVSELRGYLDLDQRVPRLEQLEAMMAEPGFWDQPDRARTTIDEANRLKGWIEPWTRASGKVDTLREMAELLELEPDEDLEAEWVGELESVERSLEELELRTMLQGEDDVRDAIVTVQPGAGGLESQDWAEMLSRMYTRWAEKSGFSVSVLDLQPGEEAGIKGATLEIKGEYAYGYLKAEKGVHRLVRISPFDQQSRRHTSFASVFVYPVIDDEIEVEIDEGDLRIDTFRASGAGGQHVNKTDSAIRITHEPTGIVVSCQQERSQHKNRATAMKMLKAALYQRALEEKEAEKAALEATKTDIGWGHQIRSYVFQPYTMVNDHRTELKDSDVHAVMDGGLDPFIEAFLKQYGAQQSS; from the exons ATGACCACCGATCAGCTGGAACGTCTGAAACAGGTCGAGACCCTGGTCTCCGAACTCAGGGGGTATCTT GACCTCGACCAGCGAGTACCTCGTCTGGAGCAGCTCGAGGCCATGATGGCCGAGCCCGGTTTCTGGGATCAACCCGACCGGGCGCGCACCACCATCGACGAAGCGAATCGGCTCAAGGGCTGGATCGAGCCCTGGACCCGTGCGAGCGGAAAGGTCGATACCCTCCGTGAGATGGCCGAGCTTCTCGAACTCGAGCCCGACGAGGATCTGGAGGCCGAGTGGGTCGGGGAGCTCGAGTCGGTGGAGCGCTCCCTGGAGGAGTTGGAGCTCCGTACCATGCTCCAGGGCGAAGACGACGTGCGCGACGCCATCGTCACCGTGCAGCCGGGCGCCGGCGGTCTGGAGTCGCAGGACTGGGCCGAGATGCTCTCGCGCATGTACACGCGCTGGGCCGAGAAGAGTGGTTTCTCGGTGTCGGTGCTCGATCTGCAACCCGGAGAGGAAGCCGGGATCAAGGGCGCCACCCTCGAGATCAAGGGGGAGTACGCCTACGGCTATCTGAAGGCCGAGAAGGGGGTGCATCGCCTGGTTCGGATCTCCCCCTTCGATCAGCAGTCGCGCCGACACACCTCGTTCGCGAGCGTGTTCGTGTACCCGGTGATCGACGACGAGATCGAGGTCGAGATCGACGAGGGCGATCTGCGCATCGACACCTTCCGGGCGTCGGGCGCGGGCGGTCAGCACGTGAACAAGACCGACTCCGCGATCCGCATCACCCACGAGCCGACCGGGATCGTGGTGTCGTGTCAGCAGGAGCGCTCGCAGCACAAGAACCGCGCGACCGCGATGAAGATGCTGAAGGCGGCCCTCTACCAGCGCGCCCTCGAGGAGAAGGAGGCCGAGAAGGCGGCCCTCGAGGCGACCAAGACCGACATCGGCTGGGGTCACCAGATCCGATCGTACGTCTTCCAGCCGTACACCATGGTCAACGACCACCGGACCGAACTGAAGGACTCCGACGTGCACGCCGTGATGGACGGCGGGCTGGATCCCTTCATCGAGGCGTTTCTCAAGCAGTACGGAGCACAGCAGTCGTCATGA
- a CDS encoding zinc-ribbon domain-containing protein: MMIISVECPACHTSFPVDPRKVPEGGVKVRCSVCAGIFFVEKPEMRAPASEVAAVGAAAGAVAAAAMPADTPVADAPPESEVSVDSPAESEVSVESPPESDAESAVEDAPHPGAPDEDPWADEPVAEARPTSDGEAGWSAADMDVAPPAAEAEPAPPSSTGWDEAVADVPADDPEVADAPVDASFDPDGLDSLDLPESGRVDPWSGSGWEDEAETAPDPWSGGVELDAPAESEPAAESAPEPTAEAAGDQGWVIEHTHSDGMQPTDGPMERLDTVEEETRVAAEDLTEAFGDELETSDDWSESAVPPAAEAPVADAIAAPRMPAPDVAPPAPDPAPESTDTPEPEPARVVPPRPQGFQFGRRDPHDKAKRLARVLVSDIITYNPDRHQVALERNSLHADFEDEIKKSWAEYVEQVGSEIAESTPYWFDALNEILARGEKVF, encoded by the coding sequence ATGATGATCATCTCCGTAGAATGCCCGGCCTGCCACACCTCCTTTCCCGTGGATCCCCGGAAGGTGCCCGAAGGCGGGGTGAAGGTGCGGTGCAGCGTCTGCGCCGGAATCTTCTTCGTCGAGAAGCCGGAGATGCGGGCGCCCGCGTCCGAGGTGGCGGCCGTGGGCGCTGCGGCGGGTGCCGTGGCGGCAGCGGCGATGCCCGCGGACACTCCGGTCGCCGATGCACCGCCGGAGTCGGAGGTGTCGGTCGACTCGCCGGCGGAGTCGGAGGTGTCGGTCGAGTCGCCGCCGGAGTCGGACGCCGAGTCCGCGGTGGAGGATGCACCGCACCCCGGGGCGCCGGACGAGGATCCGTGGGCCGACGAACCGGTCGCCGAGGCGCGGCCGACCTCCGATGGAGAGGCCGGCTGGTCTGCAGCGGACATGGACGTCGCACCGCCCGCCGCCGAGGCGGAGCCCGCACCCCCGTCGTCCACCGGCTGGGACGAGGCCGTGGCCGATGTGCCGGCCGACGACCCGGAGGTCGCCGACGCTCCGGTCGATGCGAGCTTCGACCCGGATGGACTCGACAGCCTCGACCTGCCCGAGAGCGGTCGGGTCGATCCGTGGAGCGGTTCGGGGTGGGAAGACGAGGCCGAGACCGCTCCCGACCCCTGGTCCGGGGGCGTCGAACTCGACGCGCCCGCCGAGTCCGAGCCCGCCGCGGAGTCCGCCCCGGAGCCGACGGCGGAGGCCGCGGGCGATCAGGGATGGGTGATCGAACACACCCACTCCGACGGCATGCAGCCGACCGACGGCCCGATGGAGCGCCTCGACACCGTGGAAGAGGAAACGCGGGTCGCCGCCGAGGACCTTACCGAGGCCTTCGGCGACGAGTTGGAGACGAGCGACGATTGGAGCGAGTCCGCGGTGCCGCCCGCCGCCGAGGCCCCGGTGGCCGATGCGATCGCGGCTCCTCGGATGCCCGCGCCCGACGTCGCCCCGCCGGCACCGGATCCCGCCCCCGAGTCGACGGATACGCCGGAGCCGGAACCGGCTCGGGTGGTGCCCCCTCGGCCCCAGGGGTTCCAGTTCGGCAGACGGGATCCGCACGACAAGGCGAAGCGTCTCGCGCGCGTGCTGGTGTCGGACATCATCACCTACAACCCCGACCGCCATCAGGTGGCGCTCGAGCGGAACTCGCTGCACGCCGACTTCGAAGACGAGATCAAGAAGTCGTGGGCCGAGTACGTGGAGCAGGTGGGGAGCGAGATCGCCGAGAGCACCCCGTACTGGTTCGATGCCCTCAACGAGATCCTGGCCCGGGGAGAGAAGGTGTTCTGA